A single genomic interval of Labeo rohita strain BAU-BD-2019 chromosome 13, IGBB_LRoh.1.0, whole genome shotgun sequence harbors:
- the zmp:0000001006 gene encoding H-2 class II histocompatibility antigen, A-F beta chain isoform X1 translates to MQVFLLVMAFFTTIFAAEEHAYQQFIGCAFNNEGQVSRFWRYGYDGRDIMYVDLAKEAVVATSEPGQLLAEERKSKEYIKRKEARLAKVCSAVKTVFLRSNNSLSTAAKPAVYVSSGGEKNQEYLKCVVHGFYPNVIKVRWTKKGRPIYFGVSTTGILPHKDGTFQMTSYLSLSNVSTHDVTCEIEHLSIDGKLKIDYGDESLFLSKITEHVLKAVAAFLLGFVLPVCLTLLFICIRQKTRKAPENEITDTSDESEASLSLNLMNISQET, encoded by the exons atgcaagtttttcTCCTCGTCATGGCTTTCTTTACTACCATCTTTGCAGCAG AAGAACATGCATACCAGCAGTTCATCGGCTGTGCATTCAACAATGAAGGGCAAGTAAGCCGTTTCTGGCGCTATGGGTATGATGGCAGAGACATCATGTATGTGGACTTGGCGAAGGAAGCTGTGGTTGCTACTAGTGAACCTGGTCAGCTTTTagcagaagagagaaagagcaaAGAATACATTAAGAGAAAAGAGGCACGACTAGCAAAGGTGTGTTCTGCGGTGAAAACAGTCTTCCTAAGGTCCAACAACTCCCTCTCCACAGCAG CAAAACCTGCAGTATATGTGTCTTCTGGAGGAGAAAAGAATCAGGAATATCTTAAATGTGTTGTGCATGGCTTCTATCCAAATGTCATTAAAGTACGCTGGACCAAAAAAGGAAGGCCAATCTATTTTGGTGTATCAACTACTGGAATACTCCCTCACAAAGATGGCACATTCCAGATGACCTCCTATCTGAGCCTTAGTAATGTGAGCACCCACGATGTTACTTGTGAGATTGAACACTTAAGCATTGATGGGAAATTGAAGATAGACTATG GGGACGAATCTTTGTTTCTGTCAAAAATCACAGAGCATGTACTTAAAGCAGTGGCTGCCTTTCTTCTTGGATTTGTATTACCAGTGTGCCTAACTTTACTATTTATATGCATAAGGCAAAAAACAAGGAAAGCCCCCGAGAATGAGATAACAGACACAAGTGATGAATCAGAAGCATCTTTATCTTTGAATTTAATGAATATCTCTCaggaaacataa
- the LOC127175312 gene encoding zinc finger CCCH domain-containing protein 6 gives MAFVSLFSSPPSPVLDKNMTDCELTGEEREDGELEDGEIDDEGIGIEEVKDIKEESEEVEKEKEKGKDREKEDKSHRHSRKRHRKIKEKRRSKRRRRDRQKHHSPSSGSSSDSYDSEHERQDRPKSKKSKGTYRDHDGELAQRENEPGKPPRSMQHKNSDLDKYSDYSEEKYDYDEEDDFTEELSKYKHAKESSGHGKAGTKDQAKRPIMKGQQKQQQQFGGQRGRGRGAIGKGRGMPNKNKKQKGKNWGRGRGRGGEQGGDGDSKGPPSFQKKRPIMSQEFINQHTVEHNGRHICKYFLEGRCIKGDQCKFEHDNVVPEKKKELCKFYVQGYCTKGDICIYMHSEYPCKFFHTGAKCYQGDNCKFSHEPLTDVTKELLEKILNTDEETVNEDELELEDLRKQGIAPLPKPPPGVGLLPTPGPGSPPDGGKKIPSLFEIKVQPTVDLAQKIALRPNFYNSTSPPAGQFQGGPQFGSSPEDMQAGNMMSSPPNPSHSPHPGSIGSPPLPFTGPGMPQSPPGQPPPQGFGQCSPMPPPGQPPAFHGNMQHMNRPPPNQQGAPFQPVPDMQMNMPFQNMGQMPSEFFKNLFSSQSLAQGDEGPMQDSQPHGNPDSSGMQDLLPAVQKALLLHLNQNKQESDSHRDEGQGSAPPNREKDEAPNWYSSDEEEGSSVTAILNTLKKQNDMLKNQPSMGPADPRLQKERVLPNDPRIKADPRQRPPDPRKDAGDCVSDPRLARDPRKMKPLDASKPDPHRHPNPPVSHKPPAGEDDDECERELRERAALIPLDPSPGAALRDPRCQIKQFSHIRVDILLQRPAFAQTVVWAPEDLIPLLIPKQEPSINLPLPPLIADAQLNRSLSSPPDHPPSATLTPPDPRLAAARFKEGVVRLGSPPGRSVDARHHHLDKPVDPRTHKTLDPRISRSGSLDSKLPGMRESPSGGGASDPRLQRGSSNQPVAAKPESEKLPPYAPRLASSMGAGLESPTTLLGGISLYDPRNHSLLSPKRESEEHPKKPSILKSSAKLPSSPPHASPSQGTGVEKDEKSPLDDSESNTSGCPSNPPVPTVMPASPCSPIRAAAPAVHNLPIQALAGLIRPAYTDPRQNKPVGPAAGTPQEDEEDKDSKKKDRPLRDVFKTFDPTASPFCQ, from the exons ATGGCTTTTGTGAGCCTCTTCTCCAGTCCCCCAAGCCCCGTACTTgacaaaaacatgacagacTGTGAGCTGACAGGGGAAGAAAG GGAGGATGGTGAATTGGAGGATGGAGAAATAGATGATGAAGGCATAGGCATAGAAGAAGTGAAGGATATAAAGGAAGAGTCTGAAGAGGtcgagaaagaaaaagaaaagggaaaagacagagaaaaagaaGACAAGTCACACCGGCATTCCCGGAAGAGACACAGGAAAATTAAAGAAAAGCGACGGTCGAAGAGAAGGAGGCGAGACAGACAAAAG CATCACTCTCCATCCAGCGGTTCTAGCTCAGACAGCTATGATTCAGAGCACGAGCGTCAAGACAGACCTAAAAGCAAGAAGAGCAAAGGAACATATCGTGACCACGATGGCGAATTGGCACAG CGGGAAAATGAACCTGGAAAGCCACCGAGATCAATGCAGCACAAGAACAGCGATTTGGATAAATACAGTGACTACAGTGAAGAAAAGTATGATTATGATGAAGAGGATGATTTCACAGAGGAGCTGTCTAAATACAAGCATGCTAAAGAGTCGTCTGGTCATGGCAAAGCGGGGACTAAAGACCAGGCCAAGAGACCAATCATGAAgggacaacaaaaacaacaacagcagt TTGGTGGACAGCGTGGTAGAGGTCGTGGTGCCATTGGCAAGGGTCGAGGAATGCCGAACAAGAATAAGAAACAGAAGGGCAAGAACTGGGGCCGGGGTCGTGGTCGAGGAGGAGAACAGGGTGGAGATGGG GATTCTAAAGGACCACCCAGTTTCCAGAAGAAGCGTCCAATCATGAGCCAGGAATTCATTAATCAACATACGGTTGAACACAATGGAAGacacatttgtaaatattttcttgAGGGTCGATGCATCAAA GGGGACCAGTGCAAGTTTGAACATGATAATGTTGTTCcagagaagaagaaagaacTGTGCAAGTTTTACGTCCAAGGATACTGTACCAAAGgagatatatgtatatacatgcaCA GTGAGTATCCTTGCAAGTTCTTTCACACTGGAGCAAAGTGTTATCAAGGAGACAACTGCAAATTCTCCCATGAGCCTTTAACTGATGTTACCAAGGAACTTTTGGAGAAG ATCCTAAATACAGATGAGGAAACTGTCAATGAGGATGAGCTGGAGTTAGAAGATCTCAGAAAACAAGGAATTGCACCACTGCCTAAACCTCCTCCAGGAGTTGGATTGTTACCCACTCCTGGGCCTGGAAGTCCACCGGATGGAGGCAAGAAGATCCCCTCTCTGTTTGAGATTAAAGTTCAGCCTACTGTGGACTTGGCACAGAAGATTGCTCTGAG GCCCAATTTCTACAACAGTACGTCTCCCCCTGCTGGACAGTTTCAAGGCGGTCCACAGTTTGGCAGTAGCCCTGAGGATATGCAGGCTGGTAATATGATGTCTTCTCCGCCCAATCCTTCCCATTCCCCTCATCCAGGCTCCATAGGGAGCCCTCCCCTACCATTCACAGGTCCAGGAATGCCCCAAAGCCCACCAGGCCAACCTCCACCCCAGGGCTTTGGCCAGTGCTCTCCAATGCCACCTCCAGGTCAGCCGCCTGCTTTCCATGGAAACATGCAGCACATGAACCGTCCTCCACCAAATCAACAGGGGGCTCCATTTCAACCTGTGCCTGACATGCAAATGAACATGCCTTTCCAAAACATGGGCCAGATGCCCTCGGAGTTCTTCAAGAATTTGTTCAGCAGCCAGTCTCTGGCCCAAGGGG ATGAGGGACCCATGCAGGACTCCCAGCCACATGGTAATCCTGATTCCAGTGGGATGCAGGACTTACTTCCGGCTGTACAGAAGGCTTTGCTTTTACATCTAAACCAGAACAAGCAAGAGTCTGACTCTCACAGGGATGAAGGACAAGGGTCTGCACCTCCCAACAGAGAGAAAG atGAAGCCCCTAATTGGTACTCCAGTGATGAAGAAGAGGGTAGTAGCGTAACAGCCATCCTTAATACTCTAAAGAAGCAAAATGACATGCTGAAAAACCAGCCTAGCATGGGACCAGCAGACCCCAGACTCCAAAAGGAGCGAGTTTTACCCAACGACCCTCGAATAAAAGCTGACCCACGTCAGCGTCCCCCAGACCCCAGAAAAGACGCTGGCGATTGTGTCAGTGACCCAAGGCTTGCTAGAGACCCACGCAAGATGAAACCTTTGGACGCATCCAAACCTGACCCTCACCGCCACCCAAACCCTCCCGTTTCCCACAAACCACCTGCTGGAGAGGATGACGACGAATGTGAGAGAGAGCTGAGGGAACGAGCAGCCTTGATCCCATTGGATCCCAGTCCCGGAGCTGCACTGCGAGACCCTCGCTGTCAAATCAAGCAGTTCAGCCACATCCGGGTGGATATTCTCCTCCAGCGTCCGGCCTTTGCGCAGACTGTGGTTTGGGCTCCCGAAGACCTCATTCCTCTGTTGATTCCCAAACAGGAGCCATCCATTAATCTTCCGCTCCCGCCTTTAATCGCAGATGCTCAGCTAAACCGTAGCCTCTCCTCTCCACCAGATCACCCTCCATCAGCAACCCTAACACCTCCTGATCCACGTCTGGCAGCCGCACGCTTCAAAGAGGGAGTCGTGCGACTTGGCAGTCCTCCCGGTAGGTCTGTAGATGCTCGTCACCACCACTTGGACAAGCCCGTGGACCCACGTACTCACAAGACTCTCGATCCCAGAATTAGCCGGTCCGGCAGCCTGGACTCAAAGCTACCGGGTATGAGGGAGAGTCCGTCCGGTGGAGGAGCCTCTGATCCGCGGCTACAGCGTGGATCTTCAAACCAACCGGTTGCGGCTAAGCCCGAATCGGAAAAGTTGCCCCCATATGCTCCTCGCCTTGCATCTTCAATGGGTGCGGGTCTTGAGAGCCCTACCACGCTGTTAGGCGGGATTAGTTTATACGATCCCCGCAATCACAGCCTGCTCTCACCGAAACGTGAAAGCGAGGAGCACCCTAAAAAACCAAGTATTCTGAAGTCGTCTGCGAAGCTACCAAGCTCTCCACCACATGCCTCGCCGTCACAGGGCACAGGAGTGGAAAAAGACGAAAAAAGCCCACTTGATGACTCTGAGAGCAACACAAGTGGCTGCCCGTCAAATCCTCCTGTGCCTACCGTAATGCCAGCGTCTCCTTGCTCGCCAATTCGGGCGGCAGCTCCCGCTGTGCACAACTTGCCCATCCAGGCGCTAGCAGGACTGATACGGCCTGCTTACACTGACCCACGGCAGAACAAACCCGTGGGCCCTGCTGCTGGGACTCCGCAAGAGGATGAGGAGGACAAAGACAGTAAGAAGAAAGACAGGCCCTTGAGGGAtgtctttaaaacatttgacCCAACGGCCTCTCCATTCTGTCAGTAA
- the zmp:0000001138 gene encoding HLA class II histocompatibility antigen, DP beta 1 chain, with the protein MIIQTFIIIFLLSPQISMWTDYQTVNVLAYTRVMKNGSIDQSVVVLVNEATFAYFDQANKTFVLRPSASAGFSVLEDSDQSFCMNEVAAGFIRQTDYLEKLKQKTNSSKSLLVRPSVNVYTEFPAKQGEVNILYCYATGFYPGEIEINFYLNGQKSTIKAETSDLMYGEDWTFRVYKYMDITPHYGDEYICEVRHSSMAEPKITKWRPEFSVSTSHFHWAYLVLPGILLGIMASVLILKRKRRSQL; encoded by the exons ATGATCATTCAGacattcataataatatttctgctttCTCCTCAGATCTCCATGTGGACAG actacCAGACAGTAAATGTCCTGGCCTACACACGGGTGATGAAGAATGGTTCAATAGACCAGTCAGTGGTTGTTTTGGTGAATGAAGCCACATTTGCATACTTTGATCAGGCAAATAAAACGTTTGTCTTGCGTCCCAGTGCAAGCGCTGGCTTCTCAGTTTTAGAAGACAGCGATCAATCATTCTGCATGAATGAGGTGGCAGCAGGATTTATTCGACAAACTGATTACCTGGAAAAactcaaacaaaaaacaaattcatcgAAATCACTTTTGG TACGCCCTTCGGTCAATGTGTATACTGAATTTCCTGCAAAACAAGGAGAAGTAAACATCCTTTACTGTTATGCCACTGGGTTTTACCCTGGTGAGATTGAAATAAACTTTTATCTAAATGGCCAAAAGTCCACTATAAAAGCAGAGACCTCTGACTTAATGTATGGGGAAGACTGGACCTTCAGAGTGTACAAGTATATGGATATCACTCCACATTATGGAGATGAGTACATATGTGAAGTGAGACACAGCAGTATGGCTGAACCTAAAATTACAAAGTGGA GgcctgaattttcagtatccaCATCACATTTCCACTGGGCTTATTTGGTACTTCCTGGCATCCTGTTGGGCATCATGGCATCTGtgctgattttaaaaagaaaacggCGTTCTCAATTATAA
- the zmp:0000001006 gene encoding zinc-alpha-2-glycoprotein isoform X2, whose product MQVFLLVMAFFTTIFAAEHAYQQFIGCAFNNEGQVSRFWRYGYDGRDIMYVDLAKEAVVATSEPGQLLAEERKSKEYIKRKEARLAKVCSAVKTVFLRSNNSLSTAAKPAVYVSSGGEKNQEYLKCVVHGFYPNVIKVRWTKKGRPIYFGVSTTGILPHKDGTFQMTSYLSLSNVSTHDVTCEIEHLSIDGKLKIDYGDESLFLSKITEHVLKAVAAFLLGFVLPVCLTLLFICIRQKTRKAPENEITDTSDESEASLSLNLMNISQET is encoded by the exons atgcaagtttttcTCCTCGTCATGGCTTTCTTTACTACCATCTTTGCAGCAG AACATGCATACCAGCAGTTCATCGGCTGTGCATTCAACAATGAAGGGCAAGTAAGCCGTTTCTGGCGCTATGGGTATGATGGCAGAGACATCATGTATGTGGACTTGGCGAAGGAAGCTGTGGTTGCTACTAGTGAACCTGGTCAGCTTTTagcagaagagagaaagagcaaAGAATACATTAAGAGAAAAGAGGCACGACTAGCAAAGGTGTGTTCTGCGGTGAAAACAGTCTTCCTAAGGTCCAACAACTCCCTCTCCACAGCAG CAAAACCTGCAGTATATGTGTCTTCTGGAGGAGAAAAGAATCAGGAATATCTTAAATGTGTTGTGCATGGCTTCTATCCAAATGTCATTAAAGTACGCTGGACCAAAAAAGGAAGGCCAATCTATTTTGGTGTATCAACTACTGGAATACTCCCTCACAAAGATGGCACATTCCAGATGACCTCCTATCTGAGCCTTAGTAATGTGAGCACCCACGATGTTACTTGTGAGATTGAACACTTAAGCATTGATGGGAAATTGAAGATAGACTATG GGGACGAATCTTTGTTTCTGTCAAAAATCACAGAGCATGTACTTAAAGCAGTGGCTGCCTTTCTTCTTGGATTTGTATTACCAGTGTGCCTAACTTTACTATTTATATGCATAAGGCAAAAAACAAGGAAAGCCCCCGAGAATGAGATAACAGACACAAGTGATGAATCAGAAGCATCTTTATCTTTGAATTTAATGAATATCTCTCaggaaacataa